The DNA region ACCTACGTGTTCCCGGAGACCGAGTTCGTGGCCGTGACAGCGTATCAGAACGACAAGGTGAGTCACTGTTCACACTCACAGCTACGGCCTCTAATATGGCTGCTATACTTTGCATAATAAATGTCCTACATGCGCCCCCTCCCCCACACCAAGCCCCGAAGACTTAATCTGATTTTGTAGGTCGCCTAATTTCCCTGCAGAGGACTCCCATGTCCcacttgatttttttaattgctgttGTAATTTTGCGTTGGATATGAAAAACAATAGCAGCCAGGCTGTATTGTCCGCTGCTTATGGGCCATAAATGAGCTGTTATCTTGAGCAGAAGACACAAATTGTAAGAATGTGCTCagtgtgttgtgctgctgtgtgacacACACGTTCGCTCTTTTAACCGTATTTTGGTTTCAAAAGAATTTACGACATTTAAAACTAGGACGTATTTTTAAAGAAACACGCTTTGCATATGTCCCAATCTGATGGCATCGCTGCGCCGCTTCGCCGACTCTTCTCCGTGATGCTAATTGGAGCTTGTGTTGAGGAGGCTCGGGTCAGCGGAGGGAGGGATACGGAGGGGGCATGTTGTAAAAGTTTATGGCAAAGAGTCACCATCGATTAGGGGGCATTTAAAAGGCTGGTCAGCCTGCAGCCGCAGCGGACGCATGCTGCAGCGGCCCTCGGCTCGGAGGGTGTGAGGCCTGGAGCGCTTTGCTGGAGCCAAGGGCCACCTAGGGCCTCCAGGAAGCTCCATGCGGGCCCAGGGCCCGGCCCCACCGCTCTGTGTCCAcgacatacagtatgataagGCAGCAGTCATCCAAACCGGCTTATTAATTATTGATACGACAGTCATCTGTTCAAATATTGCTCCCTCTTTCTGGGACTGACGCAGACTTACGTGGCCCCATAGTGAAATTTCGTGGCAGAATTTCTCTCGAGGGGCCAATAAGAATAACGCCCCATCATTAGGCTTTAATTAATAATGCAGATCCATAAGCCAGTGGCCTCAGCTCGGCACGCTGGTTTGTCTCTGTTTATTATAACTGTCTTCTTTTGATAGGTAATCCTGAATCTTTGCCTTTATTTTGGCAGATAACGCAGCTGAAGATTGACAACAACCCATTTGCCAAAGGATTCAGAGACACTGGCaacgggaggagggagaaaaggtAAAACTGCAcaatttattgttattattattattattattattattattattattattattattattattattattattattattattattattattattattattattattgcagaaAGCAGCTGACCATGCCGTCGCTGCGAATGTATGAGGACCAGTGCAAGGCAGACCGCGAGGGCGCAGACTCAGACGCCTCCTCCAGCGAGGCTCCAACCACCAGAGACGCCGTCCACTCGCCTCTGGGGTCCAGCACCAGCCCGCTGAGGTTCAGCAGACCCAGTCGAGGTCAGTTGCCTATTTGTACCGGGCTCGGGTTCAGCTGATGGGCTAAAATATAATGGAGGTTGGAAGAAAATTCAGTTTCGGACCTGTCGTGGAAAATGTTGTTCTTTATataatttaatgtaatttattgGAATGTGTGTAAACGGAATCAGGCCAATCACGTGTAGTCATGGTGTCAGTGTCACCAGAGACACTCACACCTGACAGCTCGTCACAGGATCAGCTTCTGCACCACGTTGTTTTTTCACTTCCAATAAAACTACAAAAGTAACAGTTGCAGCAGCTAAAATAAGGCTTCTTTCTTTGGcctttctttgtattttaatgaTAAACATCCTCGTATTGTAGTTACTGATAAATTATATTGACGTTCCAAACAATTTATAGTTTcgtttaattgtttaattttattatttttattatcttaTTTTCACCAAATTGTATTTACCGGGGTTGAAATATTTTAATGAGTTtgtgtattaaatgttttgtaaagTGTATACAAATTTATAAAATTTATAAAGTATAATACAAATCAAATTGTATTTTGTTCATAACAGTAAAATATTGTCAATTTAATGATCATTTTCAGAAAGTGGTAATTGGGTAACTGTCTTATTGTTTATGTTGATTTTTGTTTGTGCGCTTTGTCATGATAAATGCCTCAGCTTCCTTCTTACACTCCTCTCATGTTGGATTTCTGTGTTGCAGATGAGAAAACCTGCACTGACAGcgaacaggaactggagcacCAGGACGAGCACTGCACCGGCTCCAACAGTCCAGGACCGGAACCCGTGTCCCCCTACAGCTCCAGGTGTGAGGACCGCGTGCGGGAGCGGCCCAGCGGGGAAAAAAAGGACGACTCCATGTTCAGTATAAGGAACCTAGAGAAGGACAAGGCTGAGAGCAGACACAGGAAAGACACCatggacacactgacaaaggACTCAGAGGCTGGAGGCATCAGTGCCAGTAAGGACGCCTTCTCCCCCCTCATGGTCCAGACTGAGAGTCCCTCGCATTTCAGCCCGGGCCACTTACAAAGCCTGGCTCTGTCTGGACTGCACAGTCAGCAGTTCTTTAACCCTCTGAACACCGGATCACCACTGTTGTTTCACCCAGGGCAGTTTGCCATGGCCCCTGGAGCCTTTTCTGCTATGGGCATGGGACATCTATTGGCCTCCGTATCTGGAGCAAGTGCTTTAGAAAATGGTAACCTCTCCACACAGGGCACGGGGGGAGCAGCCAACCCCTTCCCCTTCCATCTGTCCCAGCACATGCTCGCCTCCCAGGTAAGGAACACGACCACGTCCACCTGCAGCGTTTAGAGACATGATTACTAAAAGTCAGAACTGCTAACACGAGCATCACGTGCAGTGAAATGTATGTGTGATTTAATTTAGCCACTTcatcaaattattttttttaatttaaacatggTGTCACACAAgattgactttgtgtgtgtcctggatTTTCATATAACACACCTCAGGATGTAGCTTTATTAGGACAATCCGATTATTTGATGACTGACATGTCCCTTTGTGTTGACTTCCATGTTTCAGGGCATTCCAATGCCTCCCTTCGGAGGTCTCTTCCCATACCCTTACACCTACATggcggcagctgcagccgcggcctccgcctccgcctcggccctccccaccaccagcacctccaGCCCGCTCTCCAGGAACCCCTTCCTGGGCTCGACCCGGCCTCGCCTCCGCTTCAACCCCTACCAGCTCCCGGTGTCGTTGCCTCAGAGCTCCAGCCTGATCACCAGCGGCCTGCCGGGCAGCATCAACCTGGGCTCTGAGTCATCCAAACCCGGCAGCAGGGAGACCAGCCCCGCACCGGAGCACCACAGCAACCACAAGACAGGAGGGTCAGGTGGGAGGGATGCGTCTCCCAAAACCTCCATAAAGGACTCCGTGAATGAGCTGCAGAGTATTCAGAGACTGGTGAGTGGCCTGGAGGGCCAGAGGGAGCCCTCCCCACCTGCTGTCTCCCCCAAGTGATGAAGACTCTGTCTGGGATGAAGTCTCAGCTTGAATACCAGACTATAAGTGCATATGACCTGTACAGCACATTACAAAGACTGGGATCGGGATTGATGAAGGCCGATAAATGACGCTGCAGACTGCAAGAAATTGAGCTCAGCCATCATCAGACATGAAACATTTGCTCAGACCCCTTTCTAAAgcctctgatcattgatcaaataaACGAATCgacaaaaacaaatagaaaaactATTACAATGAAGTGATCATAGAAATATTAAAGTACAATTACAACCTAACGAAGTATCATAGAGTAATACTGATCGTTTCCAGTGAAGAACATGTTGAGTCCAGCCGCGGACCGCACGAAGAGCCCGCAGCGCCGCAGACTGAGCGGCTGCGCTGGGTTGAGTTCAATTGAAGCTTTTTCAAACCCCAGGCTGCGTCCTAAACGGGAGCCTCCCCgcgtttccctttttttaagCCTGATTAAAAGGGATGGAAgtggaaagaaagacagaaagaaagcgCGTCCTACATTACATGCCAGAAAAACGTTTTTGAACTATTTATGtaattaagaataagaaaaaaatctgtaaataaagctAAGATCCAAGAATATGCAATTGGTATTAATTTATTCAAGGCTGTATATTAGCGTGTATATATTTCGAATTTAACTCGTTGCTTTTGTTTCCGCCCTCCTTCTTCTCTACCATCATTTTAcataaacatatactgtacatggaagCTATCTAATGATTGTTGGTTTAACACGTTGTGTATGAAGCATCGCTGATTTTTAGGAGGCGTGTGTGCCATTTAGAGAGGAACACACCTCAGGTTCTTTCACTCCCACAGGAGACGTTCGAAGCAATTCCTTCAATGGGCGCATCATTCATATCTAttcataaatatatttaaagatGAAAGTATCTTGTTTATGCTGGTTGTCCGGGTATTACTTTTTTTGATTGTCTCACAATTTCAATAAAAAATCGTTGTGCTTTAAAGCTTggtattatcattattattagtatgACTTCgataattatttaattgttattgttcttttttATGGAGCATATTTAGTCATCTACAAGCCCACAAGCGCGCGCGCGGGCTGGTGGTGCATgcgcgccctctgctggtcaagAGTTTAAAATTCctcagaaaatgtgttttcaggtTAAATTTCACATTAAAGCTCTAGAGCTATTACAGAATGTGTGTATGAAATAATACAGCAATGTGTGAAATTCCTGTATTACATGAAAAGCAGTTGTAGTTTTTTCAGCTGGAGCAGAACCGTTGTGTCCGCTTGTATTTATGTTAGCTCGGGTGTGTCTCGGTCTATTTTGAGCAGGTTCTCAGTCACCGTCGAGCAGCGTTTCCTCCAGTATTGTGTGACCGgctgtatttttagaaacagtCGAGTAATGTCAGTATTTATAGGAAGAACTTTCTCTGCTGCGCTCACACACATCCTCTGGAGCCGGAGGAGGCTGTGGCCTGAGGCCTGATGTTTAACACCCGAGGTAAATTCTGTTGTGATGTCATCAGCATAACCGCGCAGACGGAGAAAGAAACTATTACTGGTGAAATATTAGCGTCATGTTGTAAAAATACCAGCTTTTGGTTGTCAGTCTATTTGGTATCAAAGTCCgaatgtgaagctgtgtgtgtgtgtgtgtgtgtgtgtgtgtgtgtgtgtgtgtgtgtgtgtgtgtgtgtgtgtgtgtgtgtgtgtgtgtgtgtgtgtgtgtgtgtgtgtatctcggTTTAAAGGGTTAAGCAGGGGGAGTTTAGGGCAGCAGACAGCCTTTTGTCCTCGACCCGGCGCCTGTCGCCTGCCTGCcggccacagcctccacaccGCCGGCTTCCTAATTAGAgcgcccctctcctcccccttcatgttcattttcttttctttctgcgGTGATAATCACAAAACTCTCATTCTATTACGCGAGCCATTGTTGCCACTCTGCTATCTTCAATTAACAGGGAGAGCGACTCGACCTCGCACTCTGGGAGAAAAAAGTATTTGTCTGAATCAATCAGTCAATAAGTGATCAATAGGCTCCCGTGGAGGCCCCGTGGATCATCACTAATGGCTGGTGACGGCGTGGGGTAGAAAGGTCAAGATTATTCACAACTTTGTTAAATGATCAGTGCAGGTCTGTAGTAAATGGAGCTGCTGAAGTTGTGAAGCATGGAAGCCAGAAATGGTTGTTTACATTTCATTATAAATAATATGTGGGCACATTAGAACATATTTTACATAAAGTGtaaatatttcttttcttttcgaATAACTTTTATACTTTATGCATCTATTATACTTTTTATTTGAACAGCAATTTACCTGCAAAACCAATGTGAATATAAATACAATAGTTTTCAGGTCGTTATCAGTGAGTTTACTTGCTTATGTAGTAAACTTACGTACTGATGAAACACACATCTTTGTTTCAGTCTTAATGACCATTATAACACAATAAAtcactaaatactaaataataatattttctcTAGAGCAAATCAGTAAATAAAACCTCACTATTGAAGTATTTGTCTGTAGTACTACACTGGCTATATCTGCACTTATTTACAGCTTATTTACAGGTTGGACTTCAAAATCCAGTAGCATCTGTTACTAATATTTGAATTGGGCTGCATGacatcatattttattttcatttttaacaagatgttgtgtgatgtgtgtgtactCTCCTCTGAAACCTGTACACCGACTAATTCTGTAAACAACTACAACTGTTGAACGTCTGAAACAGCGTCAGCTCTGCCAGGCTGCAAATAAGCGTGTTTGTGAACAGGAGGCCACTGGACCCGTGCACTGGTCTGACAATGCTGGGAAACAAGCCACAGACCTGTGTGGAGTCCAgtcagtgcagctctgcagactgCGCCTCCACGGGCAGGGCAGCTCCCCCATTGGCTGCTTGGCTCAGGTGAAGCCTTTGCACTGGTTCAGAGTGGTCCAATCACAGACGAGTGCGCCTCACTCATGAAGAGGGGGGAGGGAAGGAATCAAACAGCCTGTCACCTCTTAACACCCGCGCACAAAATCTTACAAACATAGAAACTACAGTGCAATTACAAACATTGCCTCAtaggttaaaataaaacacaagtgtgtgtgcgcgcgcgcgtgtgcgtgcatgcaggGGCCCGTCGCCCCCTCCTGGACACAAGGAAGGAGCGGGAGATCATTCTTTTATTCGTTCTATCATTACCTTGGACAAACATCCAGCTTAGACATTTCCCGTGGCCATGGGTGTTCTCTGTGTTTCCTTTAGCATTTCTACATCGTGTGATCTAATAGTTTACAGGTCTGTTATTAAACCAAAGTGCATTTCATTACGTAATATACTAAAACACATATTTATACTTCTGCTTTACttgaataatttattttctgATGTTTAATCTTTTGACTTCATTACTTTATTAAaacttaatatttatttttctcctctttaCTCCTctccatttattattattttatatgtattattTACTATTTAATGTCTTTAGTTTCTTTTTGGAAATAATTAAGCAAATTGCAACAAAATAATACCACTAATAGAATAAATGCTTACTGAGTCTAAAACATCTGATTTTCTAAAACAAAAGAAGCTCATACACACTagttaaataaaaagaagaaattatggacatcagtaaaacacatacatGTTAAATGAGTCATTCTGTGAATATGGTATTTTTTCCTGCACTGTAACACAACATTTGGTCTGTGTTGTATTTTATACTCTGCCCACTACTCAATGTAGTTAATCACTTAGCCACTAGGTGGCAGACTTACTTATTTTACAATGCCGTAACGTGATCACACAATGCTCAGAAGAACTGTGATATGTACTGAGGAAAGCAATGTTAAAACAAATGCAGCTTATTAATACACGCTGGAAATAATGCAGCCTTAAGGAAAAGCTGTGTTTTCACAAAGGTCCAGCACCGTGTCTTCCTCAGGACATGCCTCAGGAATGTGAGCGCCTCACCTTGGCAGAAGCTTCTTTGTTACCGACGGCATTCATAGCGATAGCCTCAGACGCATCCTGTGAACTACAGTAGTAAACAGGTGAACGTAATAAAGAAGGGCTTTATTCACACCTCAAACACAGTAAACCTGTTAATTATCAAGGCCAAGTGTTGAAGAAGCTCTGGAATTGATGCAAAGCAAAGTGGAATTAGATCTGTAACAAGCAGGACAAGGTCTCTGTCCGctttcagtgtttctgccaCTGACATTTCACCGCCAAACTTCATGTAGAAATACTGTGACATCGTTGCTTTATTTACAATGAATATAACATGTAAGAGATGGTTTGATGGTACATCCTCCTAtgacctgctgctctggagACAAATTACAAACTGAAGGACGTCCAATGGAAAAGCAGTAAATCAGGGCAAAGctaaacagagcagaggagctaACGAGGGCCatcactgcagccacaggcccGGCCGAACCTGCTGCACAGCCAGATCCAGATGAGCGGGACCTGATGGACCAGGTCCGGGTCGCtgagcacagcacacacagacaccattAGCTCCGATGGCACTAAGACGCCCAACCCGTGCAGCGAGATGACAACTGGAGATTAGCAAAGACTAAGAGCCTCTGTCACAGTCAACGGATGCCTGGACCGAGTCAAGCCGCTGAGACTAAACCACAGCTCCAACACTTGTCCAAGCGCCGCCGCATGTAAATGCCCCGCGCCTGCTTGGATAAACTctgagctgctccacagacGTGTGGTGTACTCGGTCTGGAGATGACGGACGACGCTTCTTCTCCAGAAACACGAGGACATTACACTATTTATACGTCTTCGGCAAAGAGTGGCACATAGTGGGCTGTAAATATGTCAGCTTTAAAAGGGAGAAAGTGGTACTGATGTTCTAATGTGAGGAGCGCAAACACAGAGGAGTACACTGATCAGTCTGATGCTCAAAGATGATATGACGCTAACTCGATTCCACTGATTTTAGCAGAAAGGTTTGTTCTCACGCACGCCTCTGACACCGTGAAGGATAAATGATGTCAGATGATACGACTGTTACACCTTTCTATGCTCACTATGCTGTTTCAAGATGCTGCAATGAGGCTCTAACTAATGGACCCGATCAGTTAAAGCAGTGGACCGATTCATTCATATCAAGTGTACAggtcacagacaaacaaaagcaagcATTTGACACATACTAATGAGAATTTAATGTATTGGCCCAAAAACATATTGTATTGGACTTTACTTCATGACATGATAAACAAAaatgtataatcagaactgttgaccacgtcccactacagtcactcacccactgcatcagtggtttatatagcaacctgctctgcacaatatttgtgtaaatctgtgaacaatcatgtatattgttaccggcacaaatcttatacccattactgtgcaataaccctgcaatgacctcatactcactctaactgtactgtactgctttgtactgtactgtactgtactgtactgctttgtactgtgccaacacaaactgttctgtacctgtattctcgctcatctgtactgctgttgtgagaagtaatttccccactgcgggactattaaaggttttcttattcttattattcttactCTTAAAAATGGGGTAGGACTAGATAAGTCTAATTTCTTCTTACTCCGTTTAAGCATGTACTAGGTCAATTgaaagctgaaatgcattttcttgtA from Betta splendens chromosome 13, fBetSpl5.4, whole genome shotgun sequence includes:
- the tbx2b gene encoding T-box transcription factor TBX2b isoform X2; its protein translation is MRDPVFTGTAMAYHPFHAHRPTDFPMSAFLAAAQPSFFPALSLPPGALTKPIPEHGLAGAAEAGLHPALSHHQAAHLRSLKSLEPEEEVDDDPKVTLEAKDLWDQFHKLGTEMVITKSGRRMFPPFKVRINGLDKKAKYILLMDIVAADDCRYKFHNSRWMVAGKADPEMPKRMYIHPDSPATGEQWMAKPVAFHKLKLTNNISDKHGFTILNSMHKYQPRFHIVRANDILKLPYSTFRTYVFPETEFVAVTAYQNDKITQLKIDNNPFAKGFRDTGNGRREKRKQLTMPSLRMYEDQCKADREGADSDASSSEAPTTRDAVHSPLGSSTSPLRFSRPSRDEKTCTDSEQELEHQDEHCTGSNSPGPEPVSPYSSRCEDRVRERPSGEKKDDSMFSIRNLEKDKAESRHRKDTMDTLTKDSEAGGISARQFAMAPGAFSAMGMGHLLASVSGASALENGNLSTQGTGGAANPFPFHLSQHMLASQGIPMPPFGGLFPYPYTYMAAAAAAASASASALPTTSTSSPLSRNPFLGSTRPRLRFNPYQLPVSLPQSSSLITSGLPGSINLGSESSKPGSRETSPAPEHHSNHKTGGSGGRDASPKTSIKDSVNELQSIQRLVSGLEGQREPSPPAVSPK
- the tbx2b gene encoding T-box transcription factor TBX2b isoform X1, whose product is MRDPVFTGTAMAYHPFHAHRPTDFPMSAFLAAAQPSFFPALSLPPGALTKPIPEHGLAGAAEAGLHPALSHHQAAHLRSLKSLEPEEEVDDDPKVTLEAKDLWDQFHKLGTEMVITKSGRRMFPPFKVRINGLDKKAKYILLMDIVAADDCRYKFHNSRWMVAGKADPEMPKRMYIHPDSPATGEQWMAKPVAFHKLKLTNNISDKHGFTILNSMHKYQPRFHIVRANDILKLPYSTFRTYVFPETEFVAVTAYQNDKITQLKIDNNPFAKGFRDTGNGRREKRKQLTMPSLRMYEDQCKADREGADSDASSSEAPTTRDAVHSPLGSSTSPLRFSRPSRDEKTCTDSEQELEHQDEHCTGSNSPGPEPVSPYSSRCEDRVRERPSGEKKDDSMFSIRNLEKDKAESRHRKDTMDTLTKDSEAGGISASKDAFSPLMVQTESPSHFSPGHLQSLALSGLHSQQFFNPLNTGSPLLFHPGQFAMAPGAFSAMGMGHLLASVSGASALENGNLSTQGTGGAANPFPFHLSQHMLASQGIPMPPFGGLFPYPYTYMAAAAAAASASASALPTTSTSSPLSRNPFLGSTRPRLRFNPYQLPVSLPQSSSLITSGLPGSINLGSESSKPGSRETSPAPEHHSNHKTGGSGGRDASPKTSIKDSVNELQSIQRLVSGLEGQREPSPPAVSPK